A section of the Pediococcus inopinatus genome encodes:
- the rho gene encoding transcription termination factor Rho, with the protein MSDFLTMAELQNMTLKQIYSFARQFKIPYYGQMNKAELSLALVRAQAKEQDFVEMEGVLDIVSQEGFGFLRPINYGPSQEDIYISASQITRFGLRNGDLVTGKARHPKPSERYYGLMHVDRVNGKNPEDAKQRPHFPALTPIYPKQQIKLETTSTALATRLVDVFTPIGFGQRGLIVAPPKAGKTTLLKAIANGITTNYPKVKLIVLLIDERPEEVTDLERSIKGEVVSSTFDKEPKNHIRVSELVLERALRLVEDKEDVVILLDSITRLTRAYNLVIPPSGRTLSGGIDPAAFYKPKKFFGAARNIEEGGSLTILGTTLVDTGSRLDDVIYEEFKGTGNSELVLSRELAERRVFPALDIKQSGTRKEELLLPQGTLDEVWRIRRAMTGDSLDTTEQLLQFLKNTKNDQEFIHDIENVKFKSTGRKRPSR; encoded by the coding sequence ATGAGCGATTTTCTAACGATGGCGGAATTACAAAATATGACGCTCAAACAAATCTATAGTTTTGCGCGTCAATTTAAGATTCCTTATTATGGACAAATGAACAAAGCGGAATTGTCGCTGGCCCTGGTTCGTGCACAGGCAAAAGAACAAGATTTTGTGGAAATGGAAGGCGTCTTGGATATTGTGTCTCAAGAAGGCTTCGGTTTTTTACGACCAATTAATTACGGACCCTCTCAAGAAGATATTTACATTTCGGCTTCGCAGATTACTAGGTTTGGCCTTCGTAATGGGGATCTTGTTACAGGTAAGGCAAGACATCCCAAACCTTCCGAGCGCTATTATGGACTTATGCACGTTGATCGGGTTAATGGTAAAAATCCAGAAGACGCCAAGCAGCGGCCTCATTTTCCAGCATTGACCCCGATTTATCCCAAACAACAAATTAAGTTAGAAACCACCTCAACAGCTTTAGCGACCAGATTAGTTGACGTTTTTACTCCAATTGGTTTTGGACAACGGGGACTAATTGTGGCTCCACCAAAAGCCGGAAAAACCACGCTTTTAAAAGCCATCGCCAACGGAATTACAACCAACTATCCCAAAGTTAAACTCATTGTTTTACTAATTGATGAGCGGCCTGAAGAGGTAACTGATTTGGAACGTTCGATCAAAGGCGAAGTTGTGTCATCAACGTTTGATAAAGAACCAAAGAACCATATTCGCGTTTCTGAATTGGTTTTAGAACGGGCACTTCGTTTGGTTGAGGATAAAGAAGATGTTGTGATCCTATTAGACTCCATTACCCGTTTGACCCGGGCGTACAACTTGGTGATTCCACCGAGTGGGCGCACCCTTTCTGGAGGGATTGATCCAGCGGCCTTCTATAAACCCAAAAAGTTTTTTGGGGCAGCTCGAAATATCGAAGAGGGCGGCAGCTTAACGATTCTGGGCACAACTCTAGTTGACACAGGAAGTCGGTTAGATGATGTCATCTATGAAGAATTTAAGGGAACGGGTAATTCAGAATTAGTTTTGTCGCGTGAACTTGCAGAACGGCGGGTTTTTCCTGCTTTGGATATTAAACAATCAGGAACCAGAAAAGAAGAGCTTTTGTTGCCTCAAGGGACCTTAGATGAAGTGTGGCGAATTCGCCGTGCAATGACCGGAGATTCGCTTGATACAACGGAGCAACTATTACAATTTTTAAAAAATACAAAAAATGATCAAGAGTTTATCCATGATATTGAAAACGTCAAGTTCAAATCAACAGGGCGAAAACGACCATCTCGCTAA
- a CDS encoding UDP-N-acetylglucosamine 1-carboxyvinyltransferase → MKKMVIRGGQQLSGEITIGGAKNSTVALIPAAILADTPVRLDSVPDILDVHNLMIILESMNVHSTFKDGVMEIDPTNIIESALPSKAIKSLRASYYFMGALLGRFKRATVSFPGGDNIGPRPIDQHIKGFKALGATVNEQNDSVYITTDTHELHGAHIFLDVVSVGATINVILAAVKAHGQTTIENAAREPEIIDLVSFLNSMGAKIRGAGTDVIRIEGVDSLGSNATHTIIPDRIEAGTYLSLAASIGDGIQINNIIPEHLESFNSKLIELGVDLQVGEDSIYVPKTTNLHAIEIKTNPFPGFATDLQQPITPALMKASGSSLVIDSIYPKRIKHISQLQKMGADIRVENDIIIVNHTDELHGATVEAGEIRAGAALMIAGLMAHGTTTIRKAENILRGYDRIVYKLQQLGADIEIVSDEAEVVK, encoded by the coding sequence ATGAAAAAAATGGTAATCCGAGGCGGACAACAACTTTCCGGTGAAATAACAATTGGCGGTGCAAAAAACAGCACAGTGGCATTAATTCCAGCCGCAATTTTAGCCGACACCCCTGTCCGCCTAGACTCTGTTCCTGACATTTTAGATGTTCATAATCTAATGATCATCCTTGAATCTATGAATGTACATTCTACGTTTAAAGATGGTGTCATGGAAATTGATCCAACTAACATAATTGAAAGTGCCTTACCTAGTAAGGCAATTAAAAGTTTGCGTGCTTCCTACTACTTTATGGGAGCATTGCTTGGTCGTTTCAAACGGGCAACTGTAAGCTTTCCTGGTGGCGATAATATTGGGCCTCGTCCAATCGATCAACACATTAAGGGATTCAAGGCTTTGGGAGCTACGGTTAACGAACAAAATGATTCTGTCTACATTACAACTGATACGCATGAACTCCATGGGGCACATATCTTTTTAGATGTCGTGTCAGTTGGAGCAACAATCAATGTGATTTTGGCAGCTGTTAAAGCTCATGGTCAAACAACCATTGAGAATGCAGCTCGTGAGCCTGAGATCATCGATTTAGTGTCCTTTTTGAATAGTATGGGCGCCAAGATTCGGGGCGCTGGGACTGATGTGATTCGGATTGAGGGTGTAGATAGCCTAGGCAGTAATGCAACGCATACAATTATTCCAGATCGCATTGAAGCTGGGACTTATTTGTCATTAGCAGCTTCAATTGGTGACGGAATTCAAATAAATAATATTATTCCGGAACATTTGGAGTCTTTTAACTCAAAACTGATTGAATTGGGCGTAGACCTGCAAGTTGGAGAAGACAGTATTTATGTGCCTAAGACGACTAATTTGCATGCCATTGAAATCAAAACGAATCCGTTCCCTGGGTTTGCGACTGATTTACAACAGCCAATTACGCCTGCGTTAATGAAAGCAAGCGGCAGCAGTTTGGTGATTGATAGCATCTATCCTAAACGCATTAAACATATTTCACAGCTTCAAAAGATGGGCGCTGACATTCGCGTTGAAAATGATATTATCATCGTTAATCACACGGATGAGCTGCATGGCGCCACAGTTGAAGCCGGAGAAATCCGTGCAGGAGCGGCGTTAATGATTGCCGGACTTATGGCGCACGGAACGACGACGATTCGGAAAGCAGAGAATATTCTTCGTGGGTATGATCGAATTGTCTATAAATTACAGCAATTAGGTGCCGATATTGAAATTGTGAGTGATGAAGCAGAAGTAGTGAAATAG
- a CDS encoding CTP synthase, translated as MTKYIFVTGGVVSSLGKGIVAASLGRLLKNRGLKVTIQKFDPYINVDPGTMSPYQHGEVFVTDDGTETDLDLGHYERFIDNDLNKYSNVTTGKIYSEVLKKERHGDYLGATVQVIPHITDTIKEKIMRAGTITDSDIVITEIGGTVGDIESLPFLEALRQMKSEVGSENVVYIHTTLIPYLRAAGEMKTKPTQHSVKELRGVGIQPNILVVRTEQPITQSMRNKIALFCDVDPEAVIESRDVDNLYQIPLNLQAQGMDQIIMDHFGLKTPQADMEDWRQMTEHVRNGLDHTLKIALVGKYVALQDAYISVSEALKHAGYPVNAKIEIKKVDSEQITPENVGEVLGDVDGLIVPGGFGDRGIEGMITAIQYARESDLPFLGICLGMQMASVEYARNVLGLKDANSTEMNKDTKHNIIDLMADQEDVQDMGGTQRLGLYPCKLKPGSVAAKAYDDQDVIQERHRHRFEFNNEYRDAMQEHGLVFSGTSPDNHLVEVIELPEKKFFVASQYHPEFLSRPQRPEGLFKAFIEAANA; from the coding sequence ATGACTAAATATATTTTTGTCACTGGCGGTGTTGTTTCTTCACTTGGAAAAGGAATCGTTGCAGCTTCTCTCGGACGTTTGCTTAAGAATCGCGGTTTGAAAGTAACCATCCAGAAGTTTGATCCATACATTAATGTGGATCCCGGAACGATGAGCCCATATCAACATGGGGAAGTTTTTGTTACAGATGATGGGACGGAAACAGATCTTGATTTGGGTCACTATGAACGATTCATCGATAATGATTTAAATAAGTATTCCAATGTGACAACAGGAAAAATTTATTCTGAGGTTTTAAAAAAGGAACGCCATGGTGACTATTTAGGTGCCACGGTTCAAGTAATTCCACATATTACAGACACTATTAAGGAAAAAATCATGCGTGCCGGCACGATCACCGACTCAGACATCGTGATTACTGAAATCGGGGGAACGGTTGGTGATATCGAATCATTACCATTCTTAGAAGCTTTACGTCAAATGAAGAGTGAAGTGGGTTCTGAAAATGTGGTTTATATCCATACAACTTTGATTCCTTACTTGCGAGCAGCTGGCGAAATGAAAACTAAGCCAACGCAACATAGTGTCAAGGAATTGCGTGGGGTTGGGATTCAACCAAACATTTTGGTTGTCCGAACTGAGCAACCAATTACCCAATCAATGCGAAATAAAATTGCGTTGTTCTGTGACGTTGATCCAGAAGCCGTGATTGAATCACGCGATGTGGATAATCTTTACCAAATTCCTTTAAACCTTCAGGCTCAAGGAATGGACCAAATTATTATGGACCACTTTGGTTTGAAAACCCCACAGGCTGACATGGAAGATTGGCGTCAAATGACGGAACATGTCCGTAATGGACTCGATCATACTCTGAAGATTGCCTTGGTTGGTAAATATGTTGCTTTGCAAGATGCTTATATTTCTGTTTCTGAAGCCTTGAAACATGCCGGTTACCCAGTTAATGCCAAAATCGAAATTAAAAAAGTTGATTCCGAACAAATTACACCAGAAAATGTGGGTGAAGTTTTGGGCGACGTTGACGGGTTAATTGTCCCTGGAGGTTTTGGGGATCGTGGGATTGAAGGTATGATTACAGCTATTCAATATGCACGAGAGAGCGATTTGCCATTCTTAGGAATTTGTTTAGGGATGCAGATGGCTTCCGTTGAATATGCCCGCAATGTCCTTGGACTCAAGGATGCCAATTCTACTGAAATGAATAAAGACACAAAACATAACATTATTGATTTAATGGCCGATCAAGAAGACGTTCAGGACATGGGCGGTACCCAACGTTTGGGACTTTACCCATGCAAGTTGAAACCCGGTTCTGTAGCTGCAAAAGCTTATGACGATCAGGATGTCATTCAAGAACGTCATCGTCATCGGTTTGAATTTAACAATGAATATCGGGATGCCATGCAAGAACATGGACTAGTGTTCTCTGGAACATCACCTGATAATCATTTGGTTGAAGTTATTGAATTGCCCGAGAAGAAATTTTTCGTGGCTTCTCAATATCATCCAGAATTTTTATCACGTCCACAGCGTCCAGAAGGATTATTTAAAGCCTTCATTGAAGCTGCTAACGCATAA
- the rpoE gene encoding DNA-directed RNA polymerase subunit delta yields MDLKIFDGQDKTELSLIEVAHAILAQHGDSMAFVDLANEVQQYLGKTDEEFRERLSQFYTDLNTDGSFISLGDNSWGLRTWYPFESIDEAIIHTEEDEDDTRPKHKKRKKVNAFLVDAADDDDVIDYDADDPEDDDVVAGNDDDDFDADSSNDDYTDSSKDDDSDDLPDDDLPDGIEGQLSELDDDDSDDDE; encoded by the coding sequence TTGGACTTGAAAATTTTTGATGGACAAGACAAAACAGAACTTTCATTAATCGAGGTTGCACATGCAATTCTTGCGCAACACGGTGATTCCATGGCTTTCGTGGATCTCGCTAATGAAGTTCAACAGTATCTTGGCAAAACCGATGAAGAATTCCGTGAACGTTTGTCACAATTCTATACAGATTTAAATACTGATGGTAGCTTTATTTCTTTGGGTGATAACAGTTGGGGCCTACGAACATGGTATCCCTTCGAATCCATTGATGAAGCCATTATTCATACTGAAGAAGACGAAGATGATACGCGTCCTAAGCATAAGAAACGTAAGAAGGTTAATGCTTTCTTAGTTGATGCTGCTGACGATGATGATGTAATTGATTATGATGCTGATGATCCAGAAGATGATGATGTTGTTGCCGGAAACGATGATGACGATTTTGATGCTGATTCAAGTAATGATGATTACACAGATTCCTCAAAAGACGATGACAGTGACGATTTACCTGATGATGATTTACCAGATGGGATTGAAGGGCAACTTTCAGAACTTGACGATGATGACTCTGACGATGATGAATAA
- a CDS encoding DUF1934 domain-containing protein: MDELDTGVPIAIHLDTFITQEGEQSHFAFDEDGQLFQMGDSVYLRYQETDEHTKNEIPVTMKIDEDGDVLLTRAGENKLRLRFSDGKRIQARYRTPYGILPVDTVTPFLEIRMRDRPISGTVKVDYQLFAGESLLGDYKIRLQFTA, translated from the coding sequence ATGGATGAACTAGATACTGGTGTGCCAATTGCCATCCATTTAGATACGTTTATTACTCAAGAGGGCGAACAATCACATTTTGCTTTTGACGAAGATGGCCAATTATTTCAAATGGGCGATTCAGTTTATTTACGTTATCAAGAAACAGATGAGCATACAAAAAACGAAATACCAGTAACAATGAAAATTGACGAAGACGGGGATGTGTTGTTAACACGAGCTGGCGAGAATAAATTACGTTTGCGTTTTAGTGATGGCAAACGAATTCAGGCGCGCTATCGAACGCCGTATGGAATTTTACCAGTGGACACGGTGACGCCGTTTTTAGAGATTCGCATGCGTGATCGACCAATTTCTGGAACCGTAAAAGTTGATTACCAATTGTTTGCCGGTGAAAGTTTATTAGGAGACTACAAAATTAGATTGCAATTTACAGCTTAA
- a CDS encoding HD domain-containing protein → MDYRNKLLPMEKVFRDPVHDYVYVQNQVILDLINTKEFQRLRRIHQLGTTSLVFHGAEHTRFSHSLGCYEVARRICDNFERNYPSQTPDDGLWDNSERLVTLCAALLHDIGHGAYSHTFEHIFHTDHESYTEQIITNPETEVNQVLRQVSPKFPDEVASVISHKYPNPQVVQMISSQIDADRMDYLLRDSYYTGTNYGTFDLTRILRVMRPYKGGIAFSISGIHAVEDFIVSRFQMYLQVYFHPVSRSMEMILSHLLQRANEIYGNNQNEAEQQREFIPYFLIPFFNHTATVADYLRLDDGVLNTYFQQWEDDKDPVLNDLSNRFLNRIPLKSMRFTHETEYLLPELRQLIEKAGFNSTYYTAINDSYDLPYDAYDPSTSKPRTQIELMQHDGSLVELSTVSALVAAITGRVSGDQRFFFPKKMLSQDDGELFHPIYKEFQTYIKNGVLLDAKGDHLS, encoded by the coding sequence ATGGATTATCGCAATAAATTGTTACCAATGGAAAAAGTGTTTCGAGATCCAGTTCATGATTATGTCTACGTCCAAAATCAGGTCATTTTAGATTTGATTAATACAAAAGAATTTCAACGGTTACGTCGTATACATCAACTGGGCACGACTTCACTTGTTTTCCACGGTGCTGAACACACCCGCTTTTCTCATTCATTAGGCTGTTACGAAGTTGCCCGCAGAATTTGTGATAATTTTGAACGCAACTATCCGTCACAAACACCAGATGATGGTCTCTGGGATAATTCAGAACGGCTAGTTACCCTTTGTGCCGCTCTTCTACATGATATCGGTCATGGTGCCTATTCTCATACTTTCGAGCATATTTTTCACACCGATCATGAAAGCTATACAGAACAAATCATTACCAATCCTGAAACTGAAGTCAATCAAGTTTTGCGCCAAGTGTCACCTAAATTTCCTGACGAAGTGGCTAGCGTCATTTCACACAAATATCCCAATCCCCAGGTTGTTCAAATGATTTCTAGCCAAATTGATGCCGACCGGATGGACTATTTACTTCGTGATTCTTACTATACTGGCACTAATTATGGCACATTTGATTTAACGCGGATTTTACGGGTCATGCGCCCCTACAAAGGTGGCATCGCCTTTTCAATTAGTGGCATTCATGCCGTCGAAGATTTTATTGTTAGTCGTTTTCAAATGTACTTACAGGTTTACTTTCATCCCGTTTCTCGTTCGATGGAAATGATTTTAAGCCACTTGCTGCAACGAGCCAACGAAATTTATGGCAATAATCAAAATGAGGCTGAACAACAACGCGAATTCATCCCCTATTTTCTAATTCCGTTTTTTAATCACACGGCAACTGTCGCAGATTACTTACGTTTAGACGACGGCGTTTTAAATACGTATTTTCAACAGTGGGAGGATGACAAAGACCCCGTCTTAAACGACCTATCCAATCGCTTTTTAAATCGAATTCCACTTAAGTCTATGCGTTTCACCCATGAAACAGAATACTTGCTGCCAGAATTACGTCAGTTGATCGAAAAAGCTGGTTTTAATAGTACGTATTATACGGCCATCAACGATAGTTATGACTTACCTTATGACGCTTATGACCCTAGTACCAGCAAACCACGAACGCAAATCGAGCTCATGCAACACGATGGCAGTTTAGTGGAACTATCGACCGTTAGTGCTCTGGTAGCTGCCATCACCGGCCGTGTTTCTGGAGATCAACGTTTCTTCTTCCCGAAAAAAATGTTGTCTCAAGACGACGGCGAACTTTTTCACCCAATCTATAAAGAATTCCAAACTTACATTAAAAATGGCGTTTTATTAGACGCAAAAGGAGACCATCTTTCATGA
- the yidA gene encoding sugar-phosphatase, with the protein MIKIIAIDLDGTLLTDDKHITVKTVAVIKKASQAGIKVVLCTGRPLTGVAEHLRTLGLSGDDQYVITFNGALVQTIEGQVLIHHTLNYNDYVDLEALSRKLHNHFHVETENHIYTANKNISPYTIGESFYVRMGIRYRDVNDMPTSLKISKAMFIDPPEKITTLQKKLPQTFLDKYTFVQSEPYFLEALNKSASKGNALRDLTKRLDLLSENVMAIGDQGNDLSMLQFADTAVAMGNAIPEAKELASFVTSTNEEDGVAKAIQKFAF; encoded by the coding sequence ATGATTAAAATAATTGCCATTGATTTAGATGGCACACTCCTCACGGATGACAAACACATTACCGTCAAAACAGTCGCTGTGATCAAAAAGGCTAGTCAAGCTGGCATCAAAGTCGTTTTGTGTACCGGTCGCCCACTTACCGGTGTTGCTGAGCATTTGCGCACCCTAGGGCTTTCAGGTGACGATCAATATGTCATCACTTTCAACGGTGCTTTAGTCCAAACAATCGAGGGGCAAGTGTTAATTCACCATACCTTAAATTATAATGACTATGTTGATTTAGAGGCCTTAAGTCGCAAATTGCACAATCATTTCCATGTTGAAACAGAAAATCATATTTATACTGCCAATAAAAACATTAGCCCGTACACGATTGGCGAAAGTTTTTACGTCCGAATGGGGATTCGCTATCGCGATGTCAATGATATGCCAACTAGTTTAAAGATTTCTAAGGCGATGTTCATTGATCCCCCAGAAAAAATTACGACTCTTCAAAAGAAACTTCCCCAAACTTTTTTGGATAAATATACTTTTGTCCAAAGCGAGCCTTATTTTCTTGAGGCTCTCAACAAATCCGCCAGCAAAGGTAACGCTCTGAGAGATTTAACTAAACGTCTTGATTTGCTTTCTGAAAATGTCATGGCGATTGGCGATCAAGGAAACGACTTATCCATGCTGCAATTTGCTGATACAGCGGTTGCCATGGGAAATGCCATCCCCGAAGCCAAAGAACTTGCCTCATTTGTTACCAGTACGAATGAAGAAGATGGGGTGGCCAAGGCCATTCAAAAATTTGCTTTTTAA
- a CDS encoding DUF3899 domain-containing protein produces the protein MSINWYNTNIIQVKGVTITEYIKKHKSITSEAIIVVLMLIDWVFVRNIIVVSNHFFMAGLLLLLIGIFFILERGHLFTGWFRRSAKGEDEADRKKIDVHKVGREKNSPIVITKPAHYFLNIGGFTIVVSVLISLF, from the coding sequence ATGTCCATTAACTGGTATAATACAAACATAATTCAAGTTAAAGGTGTGACAATTACGGAATATATAAAAAAGCACAAATCCATAACCAGTGAGGCCATAATTGTGGTGTTAATGCTAATCGACTGGGTATTTGTTAGAAATATAATCGTCGTCAGCAATCATTTTTTTATGGCGGGATTATTACTTTTATTGATTGGTATTTTCTTTATTTTGGAACGTGGTCATCTGTTTACAGGCTGGTTTAGACGGTCAGCTAAAGGCGAAGATGAAGCGGATCGCAAGAAGATTGATGTGCATAAAGTCGGTCGGGAGAAAAATAGTCCAATTGTGATTACAAAACCAGCGCATTATTTTTTGAATATTGGTGGCTTTACGATTGTCGTCAGTGTTTTAATTTCATTGTTTTAA
- a CDS encoding YihY/virulence factor BrkB family protein, which translates to MLRKFRRTSFFEFATIFLRRYKKGNISNNGIVLAYYTLLSFFPLLLLIGNVLPLLDLPVNTVLKYINRIMPENIYKILSPLVKQLLTTNSGGVLSIGVVVALWSASKGVNAFQQALNATYDMENTTNAILTRILSFLIVLLFMVALIVIVLSFSFGQVLLSYLAPILQLPPDFVSFLEIIKWPVTILGVGFILTVLYMIVPIAKVRWRYVWPGALFAMSGLVILTQFFTLYLRYFGGEVTTYKTIGTFIVIMLWLDLLAEIMLIGGVINAALQEQKMGLPFKPKLGRLKRTHEDVH; encoded by the coding sequence ATGCTAAGAAAATTTCGAAGAACATCTTTTTTTGAATTTGCTACCATTTTTCTACGTCGGTATAAAAAAGGAAACATCTCGAATAATGGAATTGTGTTAGCCTACTATACGTTGCTGTCCTTTTTTCCTTTGTTATTGTTAATTGGCAATGTATTACCTCTATTAGATTTACCGGTCAACACCGTTTTAAAATACATTAATCGAATTATGCCGGAAAACATTTATAAAATTTTGAGTCCGTTAGTTAAGCAACTGTTAACGACCAACAGTGGTGGTGTGCTTTCGATCGGAGTGGTGGTGGCCCTCTGGTCGGCCAGTAAAGGGGTCAACGCTTTTCAACAAGCTCTAAATGCGACTTATGACATGGAAAATACGACGAATGCGATATTGACGCGCATTTTATCCTTTCTGATTGTTTTATTGTTCATGGTCGCGTTAATTGTGATTGTTTTATCTTTCTCATTTGGTCAGGTCCTATTATCATATCTGGCGCCGATTCTTCAGTTGCCACCAGATTTTGTTAGCTTTCTGGAAATTATCAAATGGCCCGTTACGATCCTCGGGGTTGGGTTCATTTTGACGGTTCTTTATATGATTGTTCCAATAGCTAAAGTGCGCTGGCGGTACGTTTGGCCGGGTGCGCTGTTTGCGATGAGTGGACTTGTTATTTTAACCCAATTTTTCACCTTATATTTACGTTATTTTGGTGGTGAAGTAACCACCTATAAAACGATTGGCACCTTCATTGTCATCATGTTGTGGTTGGATTTGTTGGCAGAAATTATGTTAATTGGCGGGGTTATTAATGCCGCTTTACAAGAACAAAAAATGGGCCTACCGTTTAAACCCAAACTGGGCCGGCTAAAAAGAACCCACGAAGATGTCCATTAA
- a CDS encoding DUF916 and DUF3324 domain-containing protein, with translation MKRKNLFLILMTMVLGVLLTVPVSANELTFGVEANLPKNQVDKHVTYFDLNLKPGATQTVTVTVSNSSKKQVKIKPEVNTATTNLNGTVEYQRVAKKNFDTSLKYSLADYVKPVEKTVVLNGKQTKKIHLKITMPKEKFDGVMVGGLRLKDQNQNADKDKKKSKGTTVTNEYAYLIGVVLQQNTKKVQPHMKLASVKPGQVNLRNVINSRLRNVKATYLNKLSVNAKVTKDGSSKVIYHQKSSNLQMAPNSVFNYGLQLNGQSLKAGKYVMDITAKSKKQTWHFKKTFTITREKAAKLNAKDVSIKKDYTWIYILVGVLIILILIVIAFWLIRRKLKAKEAENEALRQQLNKHEEDE, from the coding sequence GTGAAACGAAAAAATTTATTCTTGATTTTAATGACAATGGTATTGGGAGTATTGCTGACTGTACCTGTCTCTGCGAACGAATTAACTTTTGGGGTAGAAGCTAACCTCCCAAAAAATCAAGTAGATAAACATGTTACGTACTTTGATCTGAATTTAAAGCCTGGAGCTACACAAACCGTGACTGTAACGGTATCAAATAGTTCAAAAAAACAGGTTAAAATTAAACCCGAGGTCAACACAGCGACGACCAATTTGAACGGGACAGTTGAGTACCAAAGGGTTGCCAAGAAAAATTTTGATACAAGTTTAAAATATTCCTTGGCAGACTATGTCAAACCAGTAGAGAAAACAGTAGTTTTAAATGGTAAGCAAACAAAGAAGATCCATTTAAAAATAACAATGCCGAAAGAAAAGTTTGATGGCGTTATGGTGGGGGGACTGCGGCTTAAGGATCAAAATCAAAATGCTGATAAAGACAAGAAGAAAAGTAAGGGAACTACGGTTACAAATGAGTATGCTTATCTCATTGGAGTAGTGTTACAACAGAATACTAAAAAGGTACAGCCACATATGAAATTGGCAAGCGTGAAGCCCGGACAAGTTAATTTACGAAATGTAATTAACTCCAGACTTCGTAACGTAAAAGCCACATATCTCAACAAGTTATCCGTAAATGCGAAGGTGACAAAAGATGGTAGCTCAAAAGTGATCTATCACCAAAAATCCTCAAACTTACAAATGGCACCAAATTCTGTTTTCAACTACGGACTTCAATTGAACGGGCAAAGCTTAAAGGCAGGTAAATATGTCATGGACATCACGGCCAAATCAAAAAAACAGACTTGGCATTTCAAGAAGACGTTCACCATTACCCGTGAAAAAGCTGCTAAGTTGAATGCTAAAGATGTGTCAATTAAAAAAGATTACACCTGGATCTACATTCTCGTCGGCGTACTCATCATCCTTATCCTAATTGTCATCGCATTTTGGTTAATTAGAAGAAAGCTAAAAGCTAAAGAAGCCGAAAATGAAGCTCTTCGGCAACAGCTAAATAAGCACGAAGAAGATGAATAA
- a CDS encoding WxL domain-containing protein encodes MINKKLLLSVLSIGTLVLGAVAPVTALAADNRVEDSNATVTFKENNTGPTDPVDPENPDIPGPNPGTGEKGPLSIDYVSDFDFGTHDIPTTDTTYTALDDNGVANYVQVTDQRAGTPKGWSLTVSQKGQFTDGTDQLTGAAITIGNGDTRTPTNNYPESNKTVTSTTNANLALNPDGTTLNVMNAKAGGGSGTWVDAFGTKGSSTVKLMVPAAAHPNATKYNTTLTWSLADTPTNS; translated from the coding sequence ATGATTAACAAAAAATTATTACTCTCAGTTCTTAGTATTGGAACCCTTGTTTTAGGAGCGGTTGCCCCAGTTACAGCTCTTGCGGCTGATAATCGAGTGGAGGATTCAAACGCAACAGTAACATTTAAGGAAAATAATACCGGACCAACGGACCCAGTAGATCCAGAAAATCCAGACATTCCAGGACCAAACCCAGGTACTGGTGAAAAAGGTCCTCTGTCAATTGATTATGTATCTGATTTTGATTTCGGAACACATGATATTCCAACTACAGATACAACTTATACCGCTTTGGATGATAATGGGGTTGCTAACTATGTTCAAGTTACTGACCAACGTGCTGGGACACCTAAAGGATGGAGCTTAACAGTCAGCCAAAAAGGTCAATTTACAGATGGTACTGATCAATTAACCGGTGCTGCAATAACAATTGGTAATGGTGACACTAGAACACCGACTAACAATTATCCGGAATCAAATAAAACCGTAACATCAACTACAAATGCAAATCTTGCTTTAAATCCAGACGGAACAACCCTGAATGTTATGAATGCAAAAGCAGGTGGTGGTTCAGGGACTTGGGTTGACGCATTTGGAACAAAAGGAAGTTCAACAGTTAAACTAATGGTGCCGGCAGCTGCTCATCCCAATGCAACTAAATATAATACAACGTTGACATGGAGTTTAGCTGATACACCAACAAATAGTTAA